The following are encoded in a window of Falco biarmicus isolate bFalBia1 chromosome 8, bFalBia1.pri, whole genome shotgun sequence genomic DNA:
- the METAP1D gene encoding methionine aminopeptidase 1D, mitochondrial isoform X5 has translation MTTEEIDSIVHHEIIRQNAYPSPLGYGGFPKSVCTSVNNVVCHGIPDSRPLQDGDIINIDVTVYYNGYHGDTSETFLVGNVDKSGEKLVEVARKCRDEAIAACRPGAPFSVIGNTISSVARRGGFQVCPSFVGHGIGSYFHGHPEVWHHANDSDLLMEEGMAFTIEPIIMEGSPEFKILKDKWTAVSVDNKRSAQFEHTIVITSEGAEILSKLFEEA, from the exons ATGACAACTGAAGAAATAGATTCTATTGTTCATCATGAAATAATCAGACAGAATGCCTATCCATCACCTCTGGGCTATGGAGGTTTTCCAAAATCTGTTTGTACTTCTGTAAACAACGTGGTATGTCATGGTATTCCTGACAG TCGACCTCTTCAGGATGGAGATATTATCAACATTGATGTCACG GTGTATTACAATGGCTACCATGGTGACACTTCTGAAACCTTTTTGGTGGGCAATGTGGATAAATCTGGTGAAAAGTTAGTGGAGGTTGCCAGGAAATGTAGAGATGAAGCAATTGCAGCTTGCAGACCAGGGGCTCCCTTCTCTGTAATTGGAAACACGATCAG CTCCgtggcgcggcggggcggcttCCAGGTCTGCCCCTCTTTCGTCGGCCACGGCATCGGGTCGTACTTCCACGGGCACCCCGAGGTGTGGCACCACG cCAATGACAGTGATTTGTTAATGGAAGAGGGAATGGCGTTCACAATAG AGCCAATAATAATGGAAGGATCCCCCGAATTTAAGATTCTGAAGGATAAATGGACTGCAGTTTCCGTAGACAATAAAAG ATCAGCGCAGTTTGAACATACCATTGTGATTACTTCAGAGGGAGCAGAAATCCTCTCTAAACTGTTTGAAGAAGCCTAA
- the METAP1D gene encoding methionine aminopeptidase 1D, mitochondrial isoform X4: protein MLVYRSVLWSLQLGGSVTRCHIIFSSCNCIYLHRQSSNQQRRCFFFQGQRNTAYSIVWPATVSPAHPVPKVGMTTEEIDSIVHHEIIRQNAYPSPLGYGGFPKSVCTSVNNVVCHGIPDSRPLQDGDIINIDVTVYYNGYHGDTSETFLVGNVDKSGEKLVEVARKCRDEAIAACRPGAPFSVIGNTISSVARRGGFQVCPSFVGHGIGSYFHGHPEVWHHANDSDLLMEEGMAFTIEPIIMEGSPEFKILKDKWTAVSVDNKRSAQFEHTIVITSEGAEILSKLFEEA, encoded by the exons GTTCTGTGACTCGCTGCCACATAATCTTTTCTTCGTGTAATTGTATCTACCTGCACAGGCAGTCAAGCAATCAACAGCGAAGATGCTTCTTTTTTCAAGGACAAAGAAATACTGCTTATAGTATAGTTTGGCCAGCCACAGTTTCTCCAGCTCACCCAGTTCCTAAG GTTGGCATGACAACTGAAGAAATAGATTCTATTGTTCATCATGAAATAATCAGACAGAATGCCTATCCATCACCTCTGGGCTATGGAGGTTTTCCAAAATCTGTTTGTACTTCTGTAAACAACGTGGTATGTCATGGTATTCCTGACAG TCGACCTCTTCAGGATGGAGATATTATCAACATTGATGTCACG GTGTATTACAATGGCTACCATGGTGACACTTCTGAAACCTTTTTGGTGGGCAATGTGGATAAATCTGGTGAAAAGTTAGTGGAGGTTGCCAGGAAATGTAGAGATGAAGCAATTGCAGCTTGCAGACCAGGGGCTCCCTTCTCTGTAATTGGAAACACGATCAG CTCCgtggcgcggcggggcggcttCCAGGTCTGCCCCTCTTTCGTCGGCCACGGCATCGGGTCGTACTTCCACGGGCACCCCGAGGTGTGGCACCACG cCAATGACAGTGATTTGTTAATGGAAGAGGGAATGGCGTTCACAATAG AGCCAATAATAATGGAAGGATCCCCCGAATTTAAGATTCTGAAGGATAAATGGACTGCAGTTTCCGTAGACAATAAAAG ATCAGCGCAGTTTGAACATACCATTGTGATTACTTCAGAGGGAGCAGAAATCCTCTCTAAACTGTTTGAAGAAGCCTAA
- the METAP1D gene encoding methionine aminopeptidase 1D, mitochondrial isoform X1 produces the protein MLVYRSVLWSLQLGGSVTRCHIIFSSCNCIYLHRQSSNQQRRCFFFQGQRNTAYSIVWPATVSPAHPVPKHIKKPDYVTTGIVPDWGDDIEIKNEDQIQGLRQACQLARHVLLLAGKGLKVGMTTEEIDSIVHHEIIRQNAYPSPLGYGGFPKSVCTSVNNVVCHGIPDSRPLQDGDIINIDVTVYYNGYHGDTSETFLVGNVDKSGEKLVEVARKCRDEAIAACRPGAPFSVIGNTISSVARRGGFQVCPSFVGHGIGSYFHGHPEVWHHANDSDLLMEEGMAFTIEPIIMEGSPEFKILKDKWTAVSVDNKRSAQFEHTIVITSEGAEILSKLFEEA, from the exons GTTCTGTGACTCGCTGCCACATAATCTTTTCTTCGTGTAATTGTATCTACCTGCACAGGCAGTCAAGCAATCAACAGCGAAGATGCTTCTTTTTTCAAGGACAAAGAAATACTGCTTATAGTATAGTTTGGCCAGCCACAGTTTCTCCAGCTCACCCAGTTCCTAAG CACATAAAGAAGCCAGACTATGTGACGACAGGCATTGTACCAGACTGGGGAGACGACATAGAAATTAAGAACGAAGATCAGATTCAAGGGCTTCGTCAAGCTTGTCAGTTGGCCCGTCATGTCCTGCTTCTGGCTGGAAAGGGCTTAAAG GTTGGCATGACAACTGAAGAAATAGATTCTATTGTTCATCATGAAATAATCAGACAGAATGCCTATCCATCACCTCTGGGCTATGGAGGTTTTCCAAAATCTGTTTGTACTTCTGTAAACAACGTGGTATGTCATGGTATTCCTGACAG TCGACCTCTTCAGGATGGAGATATTATCAACATTGATGTCACG GTGTATTACAATGGCTACCATGGTGACACTTCTGAAACCTTTTTGGTGGGCAATGTGGATAAATCTGGTGAAAAGTTAGTGGAGGTTGCCAGGAAATGTAGAGATGAAGCAATTGCAGCTTGCAGACCAGGGGCTCCCTTCTCTGTAATTGGAAACACGATCAG CTCCgtggcgcggcggggcggcttCCAGGTCTGCCCCTCTTTCGTCGGCCACGGCATCGGGTCGTACTTCCACGGGCACCCCGAGGTGTGGCACCACG cCAATGACAGTGATTTGTTAATGGAAGAGGGAATGGCGTTCACAATAG AGCCAATAATAATGGAAGGATCCCCCGAATTTAAGATTCTGAAGGATAAATGGACTGCAGTTTCCGTAGACAATAAAAG ATCAGCGCAGTTTGAACATACCATTGTGATTACTTCAGAGGGAGCAGAAATCCTCTCTAAACTGTTTGAAGAAGCCTAA
- the METAP1D gene encoding methionine aminopeptidase 1D, mitochondrial isoform X2, producing MAAPRAAVNVLRRGGSVTRCHIIFSSCNCIYLHRQSSNQQRRCFFFQGQRNTAYSIVWPATVSPAHPVPKHIKKPDYVTTGIVPDWGDDIEIKNEDQIQGLRQACQLARHVLLLAGKGLKVGMTTEEIDSIVHHEIIRQNAYPSPLGYGGFPKSVCTSVNNVVCHGIPDSRPLQDGDIINIDVTVYYNGYHGDTSETFLVGNVDKSGEKLVEVARKCRDEAIAACRPGAPFSVIGNTISSVARRGGFQVCPSFVGHGIGSYFHGHPEVWHHANDSDLLMEEGMAFTIEPIIMEGSPEFKILKDKWTAVSVDNKRSAQFEHTIVITSEGAEILSKLFEEA from the exons GTTCTGTGACTCGCTGCCACATAATCTTTTCTTCGTGTAATTGTATCTACCTGCACAGGCAGTCAAGCAATCAACAGCGAAGATGCTTCTTTTTTCAAGGACAAAGAAATACTGCTTATAGTATAGTTTGGCCAGCCACAGTTTCTCCAGCTCACCCAGTTCCTAAG CACATAAAGAAGCCAGACTATGTGACGACAGGCATTGTACCAGACTGGGGAGACGACATAGAAATTAAGAACGAAGATCAGATTCAAGGGCTTCGTCAAGCTTGTCAGTTGGCCCGTCATGTCCTGCTTCTGGCTGGAAAGGGCTTAAAG GTTGGCATGACAACTGAAGAAATAGATTCTATTGTTCATCATGAAATAATCAGACAGAATGCCTATCCATCACCTCTGGGCTATGGAGGTTTTCCAAAATCTGTTTGTACTTCTGTAAACAACGTGGTATGTCATGGTATTCCTGACAG TCGACCTCTTCAGGATGGAGATATTATCAACATTGATGTCACG GTGTATTACAATGGCTACCATGGTGACACTTCTGAAACCTTTTTGGTGGGCAATGTGGATAAATCTGGTGAAAAGTTAGTGGAGGTTGCCAGGAAATGTAGAGATGAAGCAATTGCAGCTTGCAGACCAGGGGCTCCCTTCTCTGTAATTGGAAACACGATCAG CTCCgtggcgcggcggggcggcttCCAGGTCTGCCCCTCTTTCGTCGGCCACGGCATCGGGTCGTACTTCCACGGGCACCCCGAGGTGTGGCACCACG cCAATGACAGTGATTTGTTAATGGAAGAGGGAATGGCGTTCACAATAG AGCCAATAATAATGGAAGGATCCCCCGAATTTAAGATTCTGAAGGATAAATGGACTGCAGTTTCCGTAGACAATAAAAG ATCAGCGCAGTTTGAACATACCATTGTGATTACTTCAGAGGGAGCAGAAATCCTCTCTAAACTGTTTGAAGAAGCCTAA
- the METAP1D gene encoding methionine aminopeptidase 1D, mitochondrial isoform X3, protein MYQFSSVGFWGSVTRCHIIFSSCNCIYLHRQSSNQQRRCFFFQGQRNTAYSIVWPATVSPAHPVPKHIKKPDYVTTGIVPDWGDDIEIKNEDQIQGLRQACQLARHVLLLAGKGLKVGMTTEEIDSIVHHEIIRQNAYPSPLGYGGFPKSVCTSVNNVVCHGIPDSRPLQDGDIINIDVTVYYNGYHGDTSETFLVGNVDKSGEKLVEVARKCRDEAIAACRPGAPFSVIGNTISSVARRGGFQVCPSFVGHGIGSYFHGHPEVWHHANDSDLLMEEGMAFTIEPIIMEGSPEFKILKDKWTAVSVDNKRSAQFEHTIVITSEGAEILSKLFEEA, encoded by the exons GTTCTGTGACTCGCTGCCACATAATCTTTTCTTCGTGTAATTGTATCTACCTGCACAGGCAGTCAAGCAATCAACAGCGAAGATGCTTCTTTTTTCAAGGACAAAGAAATACTGCTTATAGTATAGTTTGGCCAGCCACAGTTTCTCCAGCTCACCCAGTTCCTAAG CACATAAAGAAGCCAGACTATGTGACGACAGGCATTGTACCAGACTGGGGAGACGACATAGAAATTAAGAACGAAGATCAGATTCAAGGGCTTCGTCAAGCTTGTCAGTTGGCCCGTCATGTCCTGCTTCTGGCTGGAAAGGGCTTAAAG GTTGGCATGACAACTGAAGAAATAGATTCTATTGTTCATCATGAAATAATCAGACAGAATGCCTATCCATCACCTCTGGGCTATGGAGGTTTTCCAAAATCTGTTTGTACTTCTGTAAACAACGTGGTATGTCATGGTATTCCTGACAG TCGACCTCTTCAGGATGGAGATATTATCAACATTGATGTCACG GTGTATTACAATGGCTACCATGGTGACACTTCTGAAACCTTTTTGGTGGGCAATGTGGATAAATCTGGTGAAAAGTTAGTGGAGGTTGCCAGGAAATGTAGAGATGAAGCAATTGCAGCTTGCAGACCAGGGGCTCCCTTCTCTGTAATTGGAAACACGATCAG CTCCgtggcgcggcggggcggcttCCAGGTCTGCCCCTCTTTCGTCGGCCACGGCATCGGGTCGTACTTCCACGGGCACCCCGAGGTGTGGCACCACG cCAATGACAGTGATTTGTTAATGGAAGAGGGAATGGCGTTCACAATAG AGCCAATAATAATGGAAGGATCCCCCGAATTTAAGATTCTGAAGGATAAATGGACTGCAGTTTCCGTAGACAATAAAAG ATCAGCGCAGTTTGAACATACCATTGTGATTACTTCAGAGGGAGCAGAAATCCTCTCTAAACTGTTTGAAGAAGCCTAA